From Pseudomonadota bacterium, the proteins below share one genomic window:
- a CDS encoding DUF3298 domain-containing protein translates to MGMKKVVRISTLLCLLALGAVAAATATPRVTVVTLKKAQPGRCTVDVQVTQYAAPTSGQRAVNTALMRGAQELIADFEGQLRRAGRERDRMWHLLVITQTRYVSERWLSVETVGGLDQGGAHPMPLTATRLFDGRSGKELHLGDLFKPASPYLAELSRRCREKLFLREDVKNDARWGNEGSAPKADNYTVFYLDGKNLVIVFTPYQVAPYSSGRVEVKLPYASLAGIARQDGPLCTP, encoded by the coding sequence ATGGGCATGAAGAAAGTCGTTCGTATCTCCACCCTGCTGTGCCTGCTCGCGCTGGGGGCCGTCGCCGCCGCCACCGCGACCCCACGGGTCACCGTCGTGACCCTCAAGAAGGCGCAGCCCGGGCGCTGCACCGTCGATGTCCAGGTGACCCAGTACGCCGCGCCAACCTCGGGGCAGCGCGCCGTGAACACCGCGCTCATGAGGGGCGCGCAGGAACTCATCGCCGATTTCGAGGGCCAGCTGCGCAGAGCGGGGAGGGAGCGCGACCGAATGTGGCATCTACTCGTCATCACCCAGACCCGTTACGTGAGCGAGCGATGGCTGTCGGTGGAGACGGTCGGGGGCCTCGACCAGGGAGGCGCGCACCCCATGCCCCTGACTGCCACGCGCCTGTTCGACGGTCGCAGCGGAAAGGAGCTGCACCTGGGCGATCTCTTCAAGCCCGCGAGCCCGTATCTGGCCGAGCTGTCCCGCCGCTGCCGCGAGAAGCTCTTCCTGCGGGAGGACGTGAAGAACGACGCGCGGTGGGGCAATGAGGGCAGCGCGCCCAAGGCCGACAACTACACCGTGTTCTACCTCGACGGCAAGAACCTGGTCATCGTCTTCACGCCCTACCAGGTCGCCCCGTACTCGAGCGGTCGCGTCGAGGTGAAGCTTCCCTACGCCTCGCTTGCAGGCATCGCGCGACAGGACGGTCCCCTCTGCACCCCCTGA